One part of the Brevundimonas subvibrioides ATCC 15264 genome encodes these proteins:
- a CDS encoding HAD family hydrolase — MPITTVGLDADDTLWHNETIFRLTQARFLDLLSAHADTATTEARLAEVERRNLRLYGYGIKGFTLSMIETAMELCDGEAPAPVVREILAAGREMIAHPVETLPGVDETVAALAERHRLVLITKGDLLDQERKLAASGLGELFAAVEIVSEKDRGTYDRVFARHGTGADEAVMVGNSMKSDVLPALEAGAFAVHIPYHITWAHELADAPDGHARYGTLDTIAALPAWIAERA, encoded by the coding sequence ATGCCCATCACCACGGTCGGTCTCGATGCCGACGACACCCTGTGGCACAACGAGACCATCTTCCGCCTGACCCAGGCGCGGTTCCTGGACCTGCTGTCCGCCCACGCCGACACCGCCACCACAGAAGCGCGGCTGGCCGAGGTCGAACGGCGGAACCTTCGTCTCTATGGCTACGGCATCAAGGGGTTCACCCTGTCGATGATCGAGACGGCGATGGAGCTGTGCGACGGCGAGGCCCCGGCCCCGGTGGTGCGCGAGATCCTGGCCGCCGGGCGCGAGATGATCGCCCACCCGGTCGAGACCCTGCCCGGCGTGGACGAGACCGTGGCCGCCCTGGCCGAGCGCCACCGGCTGGTCCTGATCACCAAGGGCGACCTTCTGGACCAGGAACGCAAGCTTGCGGCCTCGGGGCTCGGCGAGCTGTTCGCCGCCGTCGAGATCGTCTCGGAGAAGGACCGCGGCACCTACGACCGGGTCTTCGCCCGCCATGGCACGGGCGCGGACGAGGCGGTGATGGTCGGGAACTCGATGAAGTCCGACGTCCTGCCCGCGCTGGAGGCCGGGGCCTTCGCCGTCCACATTCCCTATCACATTACCTGGGCCCACGAACTGGCCGACGCCCCGGACGGTCACGCCCGCTACGGCACGCTGGACACCATTGCCGCCCTGCCCGCCTGGATCGCCGAGCGGGCATAG
- a CDS encoding SDR family NAD(P)-dependent oxidoreductase: protein MTDRAAVVIGASGGIGFAVAEALEAGGTFGTVHRFGRSMAGEAHIDLEDERTLSAAAARVAQGPVPTLFFVATGVLHHGEEPERSYKAMTAGHLLRDYRVNTVGPALVAKHFAPLLPRDRRAAFAALSARVGSIGDNRLGGWHSYRASKAALNMILTNLALELGRSHPQAVVAGLHPGTVDTGLSEPFQRGVKPEKLFTPAYSAERLLSVLDGLTPADSGGVFAWDGARIPA from the coding sequence ATGACGGATCGAGCGGCGGTCGTGATCGGGGCCTCGGGGGGGATCGGGTTTGCCGTCGCCGAGGCGCTCGAGGCCGGCGGCACCTTCGGGACCGTCCACCGGTTCGGGCGGTCGATGGCCGGCGAGGCGCATATCGATCTCGAGGACGAGCGCACCCTCTCGGCCGCCGCCGCCCGCGTGGCCCAAGGGCCTGTCCCGACCCTTTTCTTTGTCGCGACCGGGGTCCTGCATCACGGCGAGGAGCCGGAGCGATCCTACAAGGCGATGACGGCCGGGCACCTGCTCCGGGACTACCGGGTCAACACCGTGGGGCCGGCGCTGGTCGCCAAGCATTTCGCGCCGCTGCTGCCGCGCGACCGGCGGGCGGCGTTCGCGGCGCTGTCGGCGCGGGTCGGATCGATCGGCGACAACCGTCTGGGCGGGTGGCACAGCTATCGGGCGTCCAAGGCGGCGCTCAACATGATCCTGACCAACCTGGCGCTGGAACTGGGGCGGTCGCACCCGCAGGCGGTGGTGGCGGGGCTGCATCCCGGAACGGTCGACACGGGGCTCAGCGAGCCGTTCCAGCGCGGCGTGAAGCCGGAAAAGCTGTTCACGCCCGCCTATTCGGCCGAGCGGCTGCTGTCGGTGCTGGACGGGCTGACACCCGCCGACAGCGGTGGTGTTTTCGCATGGGACGGAGCGCGCATTCCGGCCTAA
- a CDS encoding amino acid permease — MCGAGAMILAAVFAGLGRFQPDADGLTDFTRRGLGRFVGYQTAIAYWGVCLTGNVAVALAGTGYLAFFAPVLAEPIPAMLCNLVLIGVTTSAYAAGARIAARLGAVTLVIGLLPLVLAIVAGIVAFSGTTFAASWSPQGLPLAQSVPASLVVIFWSFLGLESAAALSRLVRNPAQDVGRASVAGVGLALVVYVAASVAVFGVIPAGELASSTSPFADLAARVFGASVAGFVAACAVIKALGTIAGWTILGGETARSAGEAGYLPRWFGSAATPGRLPLANPLINGAIMAGLVVMTSQPTLAGQFALLIGACTVLTICLYALCCISLFRASRAPGWRVLSVVGLIFSIGAVVAAAPGNIVPAIVLFAVASVGWVWVRNAPERRVDPIGPSV; from the coding sequence ATCTGCGGGGCGGGGGCGATGATCCTGGCGGCGGTGTTCGCGGGCCTCGGCCGGTTCCAGCCGGACGCCGACGGCCTGACCGACTTCACGCGCCGGGGACTGGGGCGTTTCGTCGGCTACCAGACCGCGATCGCCTACTGGGGCGTCTGCCTGACCGGCAATGTTGCGGTGGCGCTGGCGGGAACGGGCTATCTGGCCTTCTTCGCACCGGTCCTGGCCGAGCCGATCCCGGCCATGCTGTGCAATCTGGTGCTGATCGGCGTGACGACGTCAGCCTATGCGGCCGGAGCCCGCATCGCGGCACGGCTGGGGGCGGTGACGCTGGTGATCGGGCTGTTGCCGCTGGTGCTGGCCATCGTGGCCGGGATCGTCGCCTTCAGCGGGACGACCTTCGCCGCCTCCTGGTCCCCGCAGGGCCTGCCGCTGGCTCAGAGCGTGCCGGCCTCGCTGGTCGTGATCTTCTGGTCCTTCCTGGGGCTGGAGAGCGCGGCGGCCCTGTCGCGGCTGGTACGAAACCCGGCCCAGGATGTCGGCCGGGCCAGCGTGGCGGGCGTGGGACTGGCGCTGGTCGTCTATGTCGCCGCCAGCGTGGCGGTGTTCGGCGTCATCCCGGCCGGGGAGCTGGCGAGCTCGACCAGCCCGTTCGCCGACCTGGCGGCGCGGGTGTTCGGGGCCTCGGTGGCCGGCTTCGTGGCCGCCTGTGCGGTGATCAAGGCCCTGGGCACCATCGCGGGCTGGACCATCCTCGGCGGAGAGACGGCGCGGAGCGCGGGCGAGGCCGGCTATCTGCCGCGCTGGTTCGGATCGGCCGCGACGCCGGGGCGACTGCCCCTGGCCAATCCGCTGATCAACGGGGCGATCATGGCTGGGCTGGTCGTCATGACCTCCCAGCCGACCCTGGCCGGGCAGTTCGCCTTGCTGATCGGGGCCTGCACCGTCCTGACCATCTGCCTGTATGCCCTGTGCTGCATCAGCCTGTTCCGGGCCAGCCGGGCCCCGGGCTGGCGAGTGCTGTCGGTCGTCGGGCTGATCTTTTCGATCGGCGCGGTGGTGGCGGCGGCTCCGGGAAACATCGTGCCGGCCATCGTCCTGTTCGCCGTGGCTTCCGTGGGGTGGGTTTGGGTGCGAAACGCCCCGGAACGGCGCGTTGACCCGATCGGGCCATCTGTTTAG
- the carA gene encoding glutamine-hydrolyzing carbamoyl-phosphate synthase small subunit has translation MTQTSFPALLPGCTGVLALADGTIFQGIGVGATGAALGEVVFNTAMTGYQEILTDPSYMSQILAFTFPHVGNTGTNVEDIEQMGGGSDTSARGAIFRDLPTDPANWRSDASLDVWMKRRGVVGLSGIDTRALTQRIRDHGAPHAVIAHDPEGRFDLEALVAQARGWTGLVGLDLAKPASTLQAFEWDEGLWEWPEGHPKTHGRKSVVVLDYGVKRNILRALASTGAKITVVPATTTAEEVLARNPDGIVLSNGPGDPAATGDYAVPEIRKLVDSGKPVFGICLGHQMLALALGGKTVKMEQGHHGANHPVKDLTTGKVEIVSMNHGFTVDRDSLPDAVVETHVSLFDGTNCGIQLKDRPVFSVQHHPEASPGPTDSLYLFDRFQALMDA, from the coding sequence ATGACCCAGACTTCTTTTCCGGCGCTTCTTCCCGGCTGCACCGGCGTTCTGGCCCTGGCCGACGGCACCATCTTCCAGGGCATCGGCGTCGGCGCGACCGGCGCCGCCCTCGGCGAGGTGGTCTTCAACACCGCCATGACCGGGTATCAGGAGATCCTGACCGACCCGTCCTACATGAGCCAGATCCTGGCCTTCACCTTTCCGCACGTCGGCAACACCGGCACCAATGTGGAAGACATCGAGCAGATGGGCGGCGGATCGGACACCTCGGCCCGGGGCGCGATCTTCCGCGACCTGCCGACCGATCCGGCCAACTGGCGCAGCGATGCCAGCCTGGACGTCTGGATGAAGCGACGCGGCGTCGTGGGCCTGTCGGGCATCGACACACGGGCGCTGACGCAGCGCATCCGCGACCACGGCGCGCCCCACGCGGTGATCGCCCACGATCCCGAAGGCCGGTTCGATCTGGAGGCACTCGTCGCGCAGGCCCGGGGCTGGACCGGCCTTGTCGGCCTGGACCTGGCCAAGCCGGCCTCGACGCTGCAGGCGTTCGAATGGGACGAAGGCCTGTGGGAGTGGCCGGAAGGTCATCCGAAGACCCATGGGCGCAAGTCGGTCGTGGTTCTGGACTATGGCGTGAAGCGCAACATCCTGCGGGCCCTGGCCTCGACGGGCGCGAAGATCACGGTGGTCCCGGCAACGACGACGGCCGAAGAGGTCCTGGCGCGCAATCCGGACGGCATCGTCCTGTCGAACGGCCCGGGCGATCCGGCGGCCACCGGCGACTACGCGGTGCCCGAGATCCGCAAGCTGGTCGACAGCGGCAAGCCGGTGTTCGGCATCTGCCTGGGGCACCAGATGCTGGCCCTCGCGCTGGGCGGCAAGACGGTCAAGATGGAACAGGGCCACCACGGGGCCAACCATCCGGTCAAGGATCTGACCACCGGCAAGGTCGAGATCGTGTCGATGAACCACGGCTTCACCGTCGACCGCGACAGCCTGCCGGACGCGGTGGTCGAGACGCACGTCAGCCTGTTCGACGGCACCAACTGCGGTATCCAGCTGAAGGACCGGCCGGTCTTCAGCGTCCAGCACCACCCCGAGGCCTCGCCCGGACCGACGGACAGTCTGTACCTGTTCGACCGCTTCCAGGCCCTGATGGACGCCTAG
- a CDS encoding patatin-like phospholipase family protein — protein sequence MRALVLSLTACLAMALGACASGARTSFDLQDRDGARPMGLVARTGHPIRVYLDAEDRAALFQQAFREGVPLGPDGVLDFIALSGGGSNGAFTAGLMKGWSETGERPDFEVVTGVSTGALAAPFVFLGADYDDELAEAYTGGAAAGLLQPQGIGAFFGSGIYKPQPLRALVDRYVDAALLRAVAAEYAKGRVLLVATTDLDSQRGVSWDLGAIATQGTPEALELFRSVLVASASIPGAFPPVLIQSDNAGLQFEEMHVDGGVTTPFLAVPETLWSFREPSGTLRAARFYVVINGRTNPSFEITRDTPQRVLGRSIDILLRASIITTLAGNRAFADTNDLFFRYAALPDDSEASALDFSVESMSAVYDIGRQGAIDGTAWR from the coding sequence ATGCGCGCACTCGTCCTGTCCCTGACCGCCTGTCTCGCCATGGCTCTTGGAGCCTGCGCCAGCGGTGCGCGAACCAGCTTTGACCTTCAGGATCGCGACGGGGCCCGGCCGATGGGGCTGGTGGCCCGGACCGGCCATCCCATCCGCGTCTATCTGGATGCGGAAGATCGCGCCGCCCTTTTCCAGCAGGCCTTTCGCGAGGGCGTCCCCCTCGGACCCGACGGTGTGCTTGATTTCATCGCGCTCAGCGGCGGCGGCTCCAACGGCGCCTTCACGGCCGGTCTGATGAAGGGCTGGAGCGAGACCGGCGAACGGCCGGATTTCGAGGTCGTGACGGGCGTATCCACGGGCGCGCTGGCAGCCCCCTTCGTGTTCCTCGGGGCCGACTACGACGACGAGCTGGCCGAAGCCTATACGGGCGGCGCGGCGGCGGGCCTGCTTCAGCCGCAGGGGATCGGGGCCTTCTTCGGCTCGGGAATCTACAAGCCGCAACCGCTGCGAGCCCTCGTTGATCGCTACGTCGATGCGGCCCTCCTGCGAGCCGTCGCGGCGGAGTACGCCAAGGGCCGCGTCCTGCTGGTCGCCACCACCGATCTGGACTCGCAGCGCGGCGTCAGCTGGGATCTCGGAGCCATCGCAACCCAGGGCACGCCCGAGGCGCTTGAGCTGTTCCGCAGCGTGCTGGTCGCCTCGGCCAGCATTCCCGGGGCGTTCCCGCCTGTGCTGATCCAGTCCGACAATGCCGGGCTGCAGTTCGAGGAGATGCATGTCGACGGCGGCGTGACGACGCCCTTCCTGGCTGTACCCGAGACGCTGTGGTCCTTCCGCGAGCCTTCCGGCACCCTGAGGGCCGCGCGCTTCTACGTCGTCATCAACGGCCGGACCAATCCCAGTTTCGAGATCACCCGGGACACGCCGCAGCGCGTGCTGGGCCGCAGTATCGACATTCTGCTGAGGGCTTCGATCATCACGACCCTGGCCGGAAACCGGGCCTTCGCGGACACCAACGACCTGTTCTTTCGCTATGCGGCCCTGCCGGACGACTCGGAGGCCTCGGCGCTGGACTTCAGCGTGGAGTCGATGAGCGCGGTGTACGACATCGGGCGCCAGGGCGCGATCGACGGCACCGCCTGGCGTTAG